GAATGGAAGCCCCCCGCGCGCCACGTGATGCGCGCACATGGGCGTATGAACTCCACCTCCACCGCTCCCACCACGCCAGCCCCCGCCCCCGCGCAGACGCGCGCGCATCCCGCGCTCACGGACATCAACGGCCTGCGCCTCAGCGGGATTTTCCCGCAGGGGCGCGAGCCGTCCGTGCGCACGCTGCGCGAATGGACGCGCACCCGCCGAATCCCGCATCACCGCGTCGGGCACTTTGTATATTACGACCTTGCCGAGGTCTCCGCGCATATCCGCACCCGGCTGCTCGTGCCCGCGCGCGGATAAAACCGCCCATAATACGACAGGAAATCCCAACGCCACATGCGCCATGCGTGTGGCGTTTTTATATACATCGAAAAGCCCTGCGCGAAATCCGGGCAAACCCGCGATGAAGCGCGCCGCTATTTTGATTTTATAAACGCTGGCAGGATGCGGGGTGAGGCAACAACATGAATACACAAAATAAAACCAATCCCGCCCAGTCCGCCCCAAACCCCGCCCGCGCGTCCGCCGGCGACGACGCGTTTTTCCAAAACCCCGTTGACCCCAAAGCCGAGGCCCGCGCGATGGCGGCGGAGGCCATCGCGCACGTGCTGCTGTGGATTTCCGAGGGCACCACGCTGGAGCAGCGCGGACTGCGCGCGTCCATCGTGCTGCGCCAGGTCCGCCCCGACCTCATCGGCGGCATGACGCTGGAGGCGCTCGGCGAACAGGCCGGCTGCACCCCGCAGACCGTCCACAAACTTGCGGACGATTTCCGCCAAAGCATGGGTCTCGTATCATGAACACGGATACACTTATGCCGCCCCCTGCCCAGTGCAACGTCACGCCCGCGCCCCCGGCGCGCGAGACATCCGCCTTTTTGGAAATCAACCGCCTGCACGTAGAGGCGCGGCGGCTTGCCGGCGACTCCCGCCGCTCGCTCGACGCCGCGCTGTCCGCCGCATGGCGCGCGGGGCAACTCCTCATCGCGGAAAAGGCGCGCATCCGCCGCCGCGCCGGGCAGGGAGCATGGCTCGGGTGGCTGGAAACACGTTTTCACGGCGGAGTGCGCACCGCGCAACGCTACATGCAGCTTGCCCGCCGCGCGGACACCCCGGGCGCGTTGCGCGGACTCGGCCTGCGGCAGGCGTATCTGCGGCTGGGCATTCCCATTTCGTCAAAAACTTCCGGCGAAGACCGGCGCGTCCGCCCGCCAAAGCTCCCGCCCATCGTCACGCTTGCCGCCAGACTGACACGCCTGCTGCGCCGGCAGGCGCGCCTCGGCATGGACATCCAGTTTCCCGACGACCTCCGGGTGCTCCATAGTCAACTGGCCATTTTGTTAAAAAATACGGGAACGGATACCGCCGTTTGATTTTGGTCAATTGGTTCCCCAAAAAAAGCGCATGGGTTCAATACAAGCGGGCGGTGATTTTGTATAAATAATCAGGAGATGCCCGGCAATGGGGCCGGCAATCCGGCTCACCTGTGCCAGCCAAAGCTTCAATAATTAAAGAAACGCTCCATGCCGCATGCAATGGCAGGGATGCCGGCATTTTTCTACTGTCCGCGCAATGCTTGCGTGAAGAAACCGGAGAACGTCACCGGCTTATTGTGATGCCGGAGATGAAATCCGAGGCGCGAATTGACTGGCGGAACGAAAAAAGCGGAGAACGCGGCACCTTCACCGTTCGCGGACAGAATGTGATTTTTATACACAAACAGGCAAGCTATGCCCTCCATTGGAAACAAGAGGCGCTGATGCTTTGCTTTTGCGCGGAGGATGAGGCGCAACCGCCCGCCAAAAAGAAGCCATTGGACAAGGTGCGGCACAGTCCGTTGTGGGAGCTGGCGCGGCACGATTGCATCATCATGAACGTAATCCGGTTTCTCGTTGAATCCGGTCATCATACGCAACCCGCTTGTCACGTGAGTTGCTTCGGGCATTTTTGCTCCGCCCTGGGTTTCCTCCTGCTTGACGCACTGACGCGCGGAAAGGAAAAGAAAACCGCGCCCGCAACCATGAACCCCGAGCGCCTGCAACACGTTCTGGACCACATTGACAAAAATCTGCACGGGAAGATTGCGGTAAAAACACTGGCGGACATCGCGTGCCTGAGCCGGACCCACTTCAAGCTGTTATTCAAAGCCAGCACCGGCATGCCGGCACGCGATCATATATTCAGGGAACGGATACGCAGGGCGCAGGCATTGCTCCGGCAGGGCGGCATGCGTATCTCCGAGGTGGCCGCCCTTTCCGGCTTTTGCGATCAAAGCCACCTTGACCGTTGTTTTCGCCGCTTCTGCCAGTGCTCGCCAAGGGATTTTGCTCAAAAATATCCAATCATTACTAAAAAAAGCCCGGGCATCCAATCCAAGCCCGGAAAAACCGGGCATAATGGCGGCACACTTTGACCGGATTCCGCATGACGCGAGCCGGAAAGACAAATTCCAGCCATGAAAAAACTCCCTTCCTCCCGAGGCGCTTTGATCGCGTTTCTCGCCTCGCTTTTCACCTTGCCGGAATGGGCGGCGACGACAGCCTCCGCCGCAATCACGGACGGCTCTTCATTGGGCGTTCCGCTCATTCTGGCCCAGGTTCCCTCGCAGGTTAAGACCGGCTTCCAATACGGCCTCGGCCTCCTCTTCATGATCGGCTTCCCCGAGGTCAAGGCCAAGGTCGAGGAGCGCATCAAAAACGTCCCCGCCGAGAACCGCCAGCGCGCCTTCGTGCGCGTCGCCAAGGACGAGGCCATGCGCCAGACCATGCGGCAGGGACAAGGACAGCCGCCCCCCTCCCAAGGCATCGGGGTGTGAAAGCAATTACGAATGACGAATTACGAATTGAAACCAGTGGCGCAAAGGCGCGGCTTGGAAATTCGTCATTCGTAATTTGTAATTCGTAATTATCCCGTCCCCACCATGTCCTCCGGCTCCGCGTTTGCCGACGCCATCCTGTCGCTGTCGGCGGATTCCAACGATTCGGCTTGCGTCGCGCTTTTTATGCAACTGCTGCGCGAATCGCCCGGCTTGCGCTACTGGCTCGCCACGGTGTTCCTTGAACCGCGCACACGCGCGCGCCTTGCGCGTTATCTGCGCGACAAGGAACGCCCGCCGGGGCACGCCAGCCAAGGGCGCAATTTGCTCGCATGGCTGGCCCATGCCAACACCGCGCTCGAAACCGACGCTGCCAGACTTGCGCATGCTCGCGCACCGGCTTCCGCCGCGCCCTACGGCGGGCTTACGCGCGGGCAGGTTGCCGGGCTCATCCGCCGCTGCCAATCGGGCGGCGAAGGCGATGTCGCGCTCGCCTCGTTCCTGCTTGCCCGTGCATGGTGGCAGTCTCCCGCAGGCGCGCCTCCGAATGCTTCGCTTTTGCTCCTTGGCGGCTTGTTTTTGCAGGCAGTGTTTGCCGGCGATGCCCCATCGGGGCCGCTCATTCGCCATCTCACCAAGGCCATGGAGTTTTTCCACGGGCGCCCGCGCGGCTCCATCACCCGCTCGCACTACGGCCATGCCAGTTGGTGGAAACTTTCCGTGCTGCATTACATGCTCAACCATCCCAGACCGCGCTATCGCACGCGGGATTTTATAAAACATCTGGACGCGCAAAAAATCACCGTCGATGCGAAAGACCTGCGCCGTTTCTGTAAAAGACACGGCATCGTCAGGGATACTCGCCCCGGCAGGCCAAAACTATAAACAGGTTCACTGATGTTTTTTCTTGGAAAGCAAACGGCCGTAGAAGGCGCGAAGATTGCGCGACAGGTGGCTTTGGTCGGCAAAGCCTGCCTGGGTGGCTATCTCCGACATGCGCATGCCTCCGCGTTGCAAAAGCTCCAGCGCACGATGAACACGCTGTATGAGGATGTATCGCTGCGGGGCATAGCCGGTTGACGCCTTGAATTTGCGACCGAAATGGCTCCTGCTGATGCCGGCGACACGGGCCAGTTCCCATATTTCGAAGCGCTCTGAAATATGCTCGTTTATCCAGTCATGAACGAGCTTCAGTTGCATATTCTGCAACCCCGCTGATTTTTGCACCCGCGCCTTCGCGCGTGAGCGTATTCGGATGAGTTGCGCTCCCAGAAAAATGCCGGCCACCCGCAGGTGCAACGGATGCAGCCGGTCATGCTGGCGGCAAAGCTCGGCCATGAGCAGCACAAGGCCCAAGGTCAGCAAATCGCAGGCAAGAAGCTCGCCCCAATGATGAATGGCGACATCCTTCCAGCCGTCGTTTGGCGATATCTGCGCCATAAAAGCCTCGCTGATATACAAACAGACGAGCGGGGCGGGAGCATACCATCGGAGGGAATGGGGCAGATTTTTCTCGATAAAGCACACCTGCTGGCCCGAAACCCGCCGCTTGCATTGCGAGCCGTCGGCCATGCGCCATGTAATCTCTGCATCGGAGCAGGCATCCAGCATCAAAATAAATTGATGGCGGTCGTGGACATGTTCCTCCCAATAGTGTGCGGGATGCACGGCATAGCCGATGTCAACGGATTCGTCGTTGATGCGAACAAGACAATCTCCGGCGGGGTAAGGTGGATTGCGGCATGTGGAATCGATGGATTGGGACATTCCTATTCTTTCAATTCCCGTGTCAGTTTGCGTGCAGTCTGGATGTTCGGCTGGGGCGGCGGTGTCATGCCTTCGCCAAGATAGAAGCTTGGGTGCGGCGGCTGGTTGTAGGCTGTGTTTTGCCATGCGATAGCGGTGCGATACTGGCGGTCATGCATGAGCGTGAACAGGCGGTGCCTAGTCGGGATCGTCGTGGTGTATATGCGCAACTCGCGATTGTCTTTCGTGCGCCAGATGACCTCCTCGCGCCAGTCGCCGAAAATATCACCGCTCAGGCAGGGCGTGGCCTTGGTGCCGTTGTTGGAGTCGCATTCGGCGTCAGTGAAAAGCACGTCAGATTTTTCCGTTTTCCAATTCCATTTGGAAATAGTCACATCGTCGAGAAGCTCGCGGAGGAAATCGCCATCCCACCAGAGAAGGAAGTTCTTTTGTCGTGGCATTTTTTCCGAAACGACATTGCCTTTGCAATCGTAGAGCGCGCCGCGCGAGGCCCACATTTCGTAACCGGGTGTGCGCGGGTCGATATCGGCGGCGACGCCGCGCCCGACATCACCCCACTTTTCACCAGAGCGCCCGAAAATAAGCCGGCCCGTGCGCGCGTCGCGAAACTCGATGGCCGCGTCGCGATATTGTTTCGGACCTTCGTGCACCATCCACACCTGCATGTCTTTGCCGGATGGGTCCATGACGGTGAGGTGCTGCGCGTCACCGTGGCCGAGGCCGGTCGAATAGAGCCCCTTGCCGTCATGGTCTATGGCCGCGGCACCGTAGATAAGCTCGTCGCGACCGTCGCCATCGACATCACCGACGAGCACGCTGTGCGCGCCTTGGCCGCGATAGCTTTCATTGCCGGGCGTGCCATCGTCGCTGTCAAAAACCCAGCGTTGCGTGAGCTTGCCGTCGCGCCAGTCCCAGGCGGCGATCACCGCGCGTGTATAGTAACCGCGACACATGACGAGACTCGGGCGCTGCCCGTCGAGATAGGCGACGCAGGCCAGAAAGCGATCGGAGCGGTTGCCGCGCGAGTCGCCCCAACCGGAGCCGTCTCCACCGCGCGGCGGCACGTAATCGACGGTGGCCATCGCCGCGCCGGTGCGCCCGTTGAAAACAGTCAGGTATTCCGGGCCGCTGAGGATGCGACCGCGCCCGTTGCGATAATCGGCCTTGGCGTCGCCGATGATTTTGCCCGTGCCATCAACGGTGCCGTCGGCGGTTTTGCAGGCGACCTCGGCGATGCCGTCGCCGTCGAGATCATAAACCTGGAATTGAGTGTAGTGCGCGCCGGCGCGGATGTTTCTGCCGAGGTCGATGCGCCAGAAAAACGTGCCGTCCAACTTGTAGGCGTCGAGATATACATTGCCCGTGTAGCCGTCGTGCGCATTGTCGTGCGAATTGGTCGGATCCCATTTCACGACGATTTCGTATTCGCCGTCTCCGTCGAGGTCGCCGACGGAGCAATCGTTGGCATTGTAGGTGTATGCGACGCCATCGGGTGTCGTGCCTCCCTCTGGAATACGCAGCGGAACGGGAATATATTGGCGCACCGGGGCGTTGGCCGGAAGCGTGTTGAGCACAGTCGCTGTTTTCGTATCGCCGGGCGTGTCACCGCATGGCAGCTCCTTGCCTGTGTCTCGTGAAACCGCGCGGATCGCATAGGTGTTGCTCCTTGAAAAATCCGCCGTGTCGTCGGTGAAATTCGTACTCTGGGTGAGCGGTGTTTTATTCAATTTCACGAGCACCCCGCCATCGGTCGAGCGATATATATTAAAAGCGACATCGGCCGCCTCCGTGCCGAGAAGCCGCCAACTCACAAATGCACCCGACTCCGTCGCGCGCACGGCCACGACACCACGATCGAGATTCTCCATGAGCGAGGGAGGTGACGCTTGGGCAGCAGCGGAAAAGCCGGACACGCCAAGGGCGCAACCGGTGATAACAAAGGCCCCGAGCGTTTGCAGGGATTTTATATTGAGAGACATCATAAGGGAAAAGGAACTGTGGCGGCGGGCACGGCCACGCCGCCACGCAGTGTGCGCAGAGTCACACCATCCACCCAAAGCGCGGGGATGGTCGTGGTCGAAGGATGCTCCGGGAGGCCGTGTTCGTTACGGTAGATTTGACCGATCACCAACTCGATGCCACGCGCACCGACCAGACGCGGCTGCTGGTCAAGTCCCGAGCAGGCGATATCGGGGTTTTTTGTGATATTCAGGCAGCAAAAACCGTGGGTGTCCGGGATTTTTGCACCGCACGCGCGCATCCAGTCCATCACGACGGCATCGTGACCAATCACGACGTCGGGATTGTGTTTGCGAAACCATTCCGAAAAGCCGCCGTGTTCCATTTCCGGCATGACAAGCGGATGAACTTTCGGGCGCTTGCCGGGACCGCCTTGGCCAAACCACCAGAGGTCTTCCCAACGACAAGGCAGGCGATCCTCCTCGCTTTTCTGCAATACAAGGCCGGGACGGCGATAGCCAAGCGCGCGCAGGCGCCCGATCACCAGGCGCATCGCATTGTAATGATCCGGGCAGATGTTGTGGAGCGCCGGCTGTCCCGTTTCGCAATCGGCATAAACTGCCGAGTGACGCGACCAATCATGCCCGGCCATGGTGGAACGATCTTTGACGGGCAGGAGAAGCACGCCATAGATGTCGCGTTCCTGAAGAATGGCGTCGATTGGTTGACCGCAGATCCCGTGATCGCGCGCACGAAAAATCTCGGATTTGAAACCAAGCTCAACCGCGCGATCGCCGGCGCCCTCGGCGAGTTCGCGATGATAGCTAGCAGAGCTGGGCGGACGCCCTTCGGCACCGTCAAGATCGACGATGGCCACCACGCCTTGGAAGGCGCTCCCGCACTGCCGGCGCATCCGGGACATGACCGCTCCCACCAGCGGATTGCGCTGGTAGCCTAGGGCTTTTGCGGCGGCTTGCACGCGTTTGCGTGTTTCGAGTTTGATGTTGGGATTATTGCGAAGCCCCTCGGACACGGTGCTGTGCGAAAGGCCGAGGGCACGCGCAATGTCACGGGTCGAAGGTTTTTTGGAGAATGCCAGGGTTTGCACGGGGCGGGGATTCTATTGTTGTGATGTTATCAAAACCGCGCCGCCCTCGCATACCCCCCAATATTAGGTGTTTTGTCATTGTTTTTGAAATACGCGCATGGCTTTGGCAAAGCGGGCGCCCATTTGTTGCTGCGCGTCGGCGGAGAAGTGGAGTTTGTCGCCCAAGTCCCCGAGGCCGGCGGAGTCGGCGAAGCCCACGCGGGGAACGATGTCGGGGATGCGTCGGATGGCACCGCGCACAGTGTCGGCGAAAGGATATTTTTCAGGCAGGAGAAATTCGCCGATCTGGCCAACCATGATGGGAAGATCGGGCCGGCCGAGATCGTTACGCAGATCCTGAAGCATCCGGGCAAGGCGCGTCTCGTAGGTGCCGGCGTTCTCCCGGCTGGTGGTATCGGATTCGCCTTGGTGCCAGAGCACGCCTTTGATGAGGCCGGCTTGCGCCGCGAGCCTGGCGCGACTCACGGTTTGCTCGTAATACTCGGCGCCCTTGATCCAGCGGCGAAGGGAACTGCCACCAACGGCGCAGGGCACGAGGCCAATGGTGATTTTAGGGTCCGCCGTCTTGAGCATTTCGCGGGCAAAGGGAATGCCGAGGCCGATGCCGGGCAGGGTGCGCCCCCGTTGGGGATGCAGCGGATCGCGGGCGACGAGCCACCTACCGTCGGCATGAAGTGCGAGAATTCGCGGATCATCGCTCTGGGCGTCGAGCGTCCTCCGATCGCGGCCCGCCATGTTGGATTGTCCCATCAGCAGGTAGATGTGGAAAAACTCTCTGGCCGGCGGGGTGGCGGGCGCGGCGGGTTCTCCCGTTTGCGCCAGCATGGTGCCCGCCGCAAACACGGATAGCAACGCAAGTGAACGCGAGAACATGCAAATCAATCCGGCAATGCGTGACGAATAAAGGTGATGGATCATGGCGGGACGGAGGACGCGGGTTTCAATGCCACGTGACAGTGATGGGGTCTTTGTCCGGGGCGGCGTCGATTTGGATGGCACCGGGCACAACACGGACCGGCAGTTCGCCGCCCGCGCGTTTGGCGCGCGCGGAGGTGACGACGGGTGCCTCGATAACGAGGGTGAGCGGCACATTGTAAACGGCGGGCTCGAGCGTGCTGGAAAGCACGCACACGAGACGACCCGGAATAGGGCTGGAAACAACGAGCCGGGCATTGTCGCGCTCCTTCACGTAACGGGCGACGTTGGCAAAGGTATCAACCCATATTTCGTGCGCGCGGCCTTTTACGTGACGAAAGTGGTCGCGCAGGATTTCCGGGTCGGTGAAGGCGGCGTAACCGCGGCCGATTCCGTGCGCCATGATGATGCCCCAAGCACGGTCGCGCACCTGTTTGTCCGTCCAGTTTTCGAGCCATTCGACGGTGGTTTTTCCGCCGCCCACTCCCGTCTGATAATCGCGGCTGGCAACATGGTATTTGAGCACCGCGGCCTTGGTTTCGGGCGTGGACTGGTTGAATGGAAACGCAAGGGTGAGGGGCGGGCGACCGATGCGGGTTTTGATCGCATCGAAGGCTTTGGCCAGCTCGGCGTCCACTTCCTCCGGTGCGAGCTTCGGGAGTGCGCGGTGAGACCAGGTGTGGCTGGCGATTTCGTGTCCCTGCCCCGCCATCTCGCGCAACTCGGGCCAGGTGATGCCGCCCCAGGCGCGTTTGGCATCCTGCTTGCGCTCGGCCTCCTCGATGCTCGGAGCAACATGGCCGGGAATGACAAAAAAAGTGCCTTTGAAACCGGCCTCGTTGAGCATGGGAACAGCCAATGTGTATTGGTCGCGCAGGCCGTCGTCGAAGGTGTAACTGATGGCGGCGGCGCGGTCGCCGGCAAATCTTGCGATGCGAAGCTGGGGTGGAGTGGCCCCTGACGCCGCCAGGCAGCACGCTGCAAACGCGAGTGCACATGAGGTGAGTTGTTTTGTAATATTCAATATGATACAGAGTTTTCCCCTTCCGGGTGTCTTTTATAAATCGAATTATGAAAAAAACGGACCGAGAATAGGCGCAAAAAAATGCAATGGATAAATTTTATAATATTCCGTTCGTTTGTGGAGCCCCAGTGAAATTCTGTTTTGAATCAAGTGCCCCCTCTGCGCCATGTGATGCGTCTGCGTAATATCAGTTTCATGGAACAGGGCGACCCATCGCACGCAGGGTTGGGCCATCAATCCAGCGCGCGGGAATGGTCGTGGTGGACGGCTGGACCGGGATGCCATATTCGTTGCGATGGAGTTGCGCGATGAGCAGCTCGATGCCGCGCGCGCCGAGCAATCGAGGTTGGAGATCCAAGCCGGCGCAGGGGACATCGGGATTCATCATCGTGTTAAGGCAGCAATAGCCGTGGGTTCGCGGGATCCTTGCGCCCGCCTCGCGCATCCAGCCCATGACCTCGGCACGGTGACAAAGCACGACGTCGGGGTTGTGTTTCTTGAACCACTTGGTGAAGCCTTTTTGTCCGATATCGCCAGGCAGGTGAACGGGGATCTTCACTCGGGGCGTGCCAATGTGGGTTTGATACGCCCAATGCGCAGCCTCCCAGAGGTGCAGGAGGCGTTCGTCATGATGACGCTGGAGCACAAGACCGGGGCGTTTGTAACCGAGCGCGCGGAGCTGCCGCAGGGCCATGAGCATAGCGCGGAAATGATTCGGGCAAATGCTGTGCAGCGCGGGATGTTCAATCACGCAATCAGTGTAAACGCCGGCATAGCGCGTCCAGTCGAGCGGGGTGACGTCGGGATTATCGCTCACGGGCAGGAAAAACACGGCGTGGATGCCGCGCGATTGGAGAATCGTGTCGAGACGCCGCGTAGTCATGCCCCCATGTCCGACGATGAAAACCTCGGCCCTGAAACCGAGCTCGGCCGCGCGGTCGATGGCCCCCTTGGAGAGTTCGCGATGGTAATACGCCTGTGAAGGCGGGCGGCTTTCGGGGCCATCAAGGTCAACGATGGCAATGACACCGAGAAGGACGCCCGCGCGCGAGCGGCGCATCTCGGACATGAGCACGCTGGCGAGCGGGTTTTTGCGGTAGCCGGCAGCCTGGGCCGCGACACACACGCGCCGGCGCGTTTCGGCGTTGACACGCGGGGTGTCGCGAAGCGCCTCCGACACGGTAGTGTGCGAGAGGCCCAGCACGCGCGCAAGGTGACGGATTGATGGAGTTGCCGGGATCACCCAAAATTGGATTTAATTACAAAAACATTATAAAGATCGGGAACGGAGCAATTTGTAATACTGCCTGGGGTTATTTCAGCCTTTCATAGAACTCGACTTCGATAATGCTTAGCGTGGCGCTTCCGCCGTGGCCGGCGCCGGTAGATGCGTTTTCCTTGTTGGCAACCTCCGTGATCGCAAACGCGTCACGCGCTTCCGAGTCACCGATTAGCTCAATGCGTGCGAGCGTGCCCGCGGCACGCGCGGACAATGGCAACGTCACGTAGCCGAGATTTTTCGCCGTCAGGCCGCGGAAAACCTCGTTTCCATCCAGCGTCACGCGCACCGGATAACTGCGCTGGCGCCATCCGGTGAGCTTAAGCGTGACCTCGCTGAGCAGGGCAGAACGAGCCAGTGTGTATTCTATCCACGCGGATGCCTTGTCATTCGAACTCGCCCACGAGGTGGTTTCGTCGTCATCGAAGCTTTTCGCCGCATCTATTTCGTTCGAGCCAGCGCGCGCGGAGGAGATTTCGATGGGCGTGCGCGTGATTTTATACGAGGGCATCACGGGCGTCGGGCCGCGATCGGCGATTGCGATGGTATCAACAGGTGCGACCGGCGCGAGGCCATTGGCCGACGCCACCTCGACGGATTTGAGGGTGAGAGCGGCAGGCTTGAGCGAGCCGGATTTTGCGCGGAGGGTGATCGCGCCCGGCTCGCGCGTGGTGCGGACGAGCACACGGTTCACGCCACATTCGACAGGAAGTTTTTTGGCAAGTATATAATTGCCCGGCCCCTGTGCGATGCCGCCGCGCCACTCGGCGGGGCCTTCGAGCGCAAACTCCACCAGGTCGAGCGCGGTGGGGCAACGGCGGCCTTCGCTATCGATAACTTCGACTTCGACGAGCAAGAGGTCGTGTCCGTCGGCCTTGTATGTTTCCTTGCCGATGTTTTTCAGGCGCAACGCGGCAGGCGCTCCGGTGGTCAGCAGGGCCGTCTCGGTGATTTTAGTGCCGTTGGCATCGTAACCGACAGCACGGAGTTCGCCGGCTTGCCAAGTGACGTTTTCGAAGGTGTGGAGGAACCGACTGCTTTGCGCGCTACGTCCGAGGGATTTGCCATTGAGAAAAAGTTCCACGGCTTCGGCGCTGGAAACCACATGGACGGCTTTCACGGTGCCGGGCGCGTAGTTCCAGTGGCCAATGATGTGCGTGCGGATATTTTCAACGTCCACCCAGCCGTCCCACATGACTTGATGCGCGAAGAAGCCATCCTTCGGAATGCGCATGGCATCAACCTCGCCGCTGCGGCGGTAATTCTCAGCGCCGCGGTGATGCGTATTGGAATCGGAGAAAACAATATTCACACCGCCGCTGCTCACGCGTTTTCCCGTGCCGGGGCGTTCGCGCCAGTAGTCATGCCAGCGAACAACGTTCTCGATGGCGTGCGAGTCCCGGTTGCGGTTATAGGAGCTCGCGTTCTGGCCGTTGTGGAGCGGGCCGTCGCCGTCCTTGTGGAAGGGCGGCGAAAATTCGTCCCAGTATTTGCGCAATCCCTCGTCGCGCGAATATTCCATGGCCCAAAACGGAATGCGCGCGCTTTTGTTTATATAAAGCATGTGCCCGCCGTATTCGGCTACACGGCTGTTGAGCATATCGCGGCTGCCGCTGGCGCGCCCGCC
This genomic stretch from Termitidicoccus mucosus harbors:
- a CDS encoding AraC family transcriptional regulator; translation: MSQSIDSTCRNPPYPAGDCLVRINDESVDIGYAVHPAHYWEEHVHDRHQFILMLDACSDAEITWRMADGSQCKRRVSGQQVCFIEKNLPHSLRWYAPAPLVCLYISEAFMAQISPNDGWKDVAIHHWGELLACDLLTLGLVLLMAELCRQHDRLHPLHLRVAGIFLGAQLIRIRSRAKARVQKSAGLQNMQLKLVHDWINEHISERFEIWELARVAGISRSHFGRKFKASTGYAPQRYILIQRVHRALELLQRGGMRMSEIATQAGFADQSHLSRNLRAFYGRLLSKKKHQ
- a CDS encoding polysaccharide deacetylase family protein, whose translation is MNITKQLTSCALAFAACCLAASGATPPQLRIARFAGDRAAAISYTFDDGLRDQYTLAVPMLNEAGFKGTFFVIPGHVAPSIEEAERKQDAKRAWGGITWPELREMAGQGHEIASHTWSHRALPKLAPEEVDAELAKAFDAIKTRIGRPPLTLAFPFNQSTPETKAAVLKYHVASRDYQTGVGGGKTTVEWLENWTDKQVRDRAWGIIMAHGIGRGYAAFTDPEILRDHFRHVKGRAHEIWVDTFANVARYVKERDNARLVVSSPIPGRLVCVLSSTLEPAVYNVPLTLVIEAPVVTSARAKRAGGELPVRVVPGAIQIDAAPDKDPITVTWH
- a CDS encoding helix-turn-helix domain-containing protein, yielding MPAKASIIKETLHAACNGRDAGIFLLSAQCLREETGERHRLIVMPEMKSEARIDWRNEKSGERGTFTVRGQNVIFIHKQASYALHWKQEALMLCFCAEDEAQPPAKKKPLDKVRHSPLWELARHDCIIMNVIRFLVESGHHTQPACHVSCFGHFCSALGFLLLDALTRGKEKKTAPATMNPERLQHVLDHIDKNLHGKIAVKTLADIACLSRTHFKLLFKASTGMPARDHIFRERIRRAQALLRQGGMRISEVAALSGFCDQSHLDRCFRRFCQCSPRDFAQKYPIITKKSPGIQSKPGKTGHNGGTL
- a CDS encoding helix-turn-helix domain-containing protein; amino-acid sequence: MNSTSTAPTTPAPAPAQTRAHPALTDINGLRLSGIFPQGREPSVRTLREWTRTRRIPHHRVGHFVYYDLAEVSAHIRTRLLVPARG
- a CDS encoding LacI family DNA-binding transcriptional regulator, whose amino-acid sequence is MQTLAFSKKPSTRDIARALGLSHSTVSEGLRNNPNIKLETRKRVQAAAKALGYQRNPLVGAVMSRMRRQCGSAFQGVVAIVDLDGAEGRPPSSASYHRELAEGAGDRAVELGFKSEIFRARDHGICGQPIDAILQERDIYGVLLLPVKDRSTMAGHDWSRHSAVYADCETGQPALHNICPDHYNAMRLVIGRLRALGYRRPGLVLQKSEEDRLPCRWEDLWWFGQGGPGKRPKVHPLVMPEMEHGGFSEWFRKHNPDVVIGHDAVVMDWMRACGAKIPDTHGFCCLNITKNPDIACSGLDQQPRLVGARGIELVIGQIYRNEHGLPEHPSTTTIPALWVDGVTLRTLRGGVAVPAATVPFPL
- a CDS encoding sialate O-acetylesterase, which gives rise to MFSRSLALLSVFAAGTMLAQTGEPAAPATPPAREFFHIYLLMGQSNMAGRDRRTLDAQSDDPRILALHADGRWLVARDPLHPQRGRTLPGIGLGIPFAREMLKTADPKITIGLVPCAVGGSSLRRWIKGAEYYEQTVSRARLAAQAGLIKGVLWHQGESDTTSRENAGTYETRLARMLQDLRNDLGRPDLPIMVGQIGEFLLPEKYPFADTVRGAIRRIPDIVPRVGFADSAGLGDLGDKLHFSADAQQQMGARFAKAMRVFQKQ
- a CDS encoding rhamnogalacturonan lyase, translated to MSLNIKSLQTLGAFVITGCALGVSGFSAAAQASPPSLMENLDRGVVAVRATESGAFVSWRLLGTEAADVAFNIYRSTDGGVLVKLNKTPLTQSTNFTDDTADFSRSNTYAIRAVSRDTGKELPCGDTPGDTKTATVLNTLPANAPVRQYIPVPLRIPEGGTTPDGVAYTYNANDCSVGDLDGDGEYEIVVKWDPTNSHDNAHDGYTGNVYLDAYKLDGTFFWRIDLGRNIRAGAHYTQFQVYDLDGDGIAEVACKTADGTVDGTGKIIGDAKADYRNGRGRILSGPEYLTVFNGRTGAAMATVDYVPPRGGDGSGWGDSRGNRSDRFLACVAYLDGQRPSLVMCRGYYTRAVIAAWDWRDGKLTQRWVFDSDDGTPGNESYRGQGAHSVLVGDVDGDGRDELIYGAAAIDHDGKGLYSTGLGHGDAQHLTVMDPSGKDMQVWMVHEGPKQYRDAAIEFRDARTGRLIFGRSGEKWGDVGRGVAADIDPRTPGYEMWASRGALYDCKGNVVSEKMPRQKNFLLWWDGDFLRELLDDVTISKWNWKTEKSDVLFTDAECDSNNGTKATPCLSGDIFGDWREEVIWRTKDNRELRIYTTTIPTRHRLFTLMHDRQYRTAIAWQNTAYNQPPHPSFYLGEGMTPPPQPNIQTARKLTRELKE
- a CDS encoding LacI family DNA-binding transcriptional regulator — translated: MIPATPSIRHLARVLGLSHTTVSEALRDTPRVNAETRRRVCVAAQAAGYRKNPLASVLMSEMRRSRAGVLLGVIAIVDLDGPESRPPSQAYYHRELSKGAIDRAAELGFRAEVFIVGHGGMTTRRLDTILQSRGIHAVFFLPVSDNPDVTPLDWTRYAGVYTDCVIEHPALHSICPNHFRAMLMALRQLRALGYKRPGLVLQRHHDERLLHLWEAAHWAYQTHIGTPRVKIPVHLPGDIGQKGFTKWFKKHNPDVVLCHRAEVMGWMREAGARIPRTHGYCCLNTMMNPDVPCAGLDLQPRLLGARGIELLIAQLHRNEYGIPVQPSTTTIPARWIDGPTLRAMGRPVP